From Hyalangium minutum:
CGAGACGCACAGGCACAGATCCGCCAGCGCCCAGGCGTCTTCATCGCGGGCTGCCTGGCAATCGGTTTCCTCGCGGGCCGGTTCTTGAAGATCTGAGGGAGCCCACCATGCAACCTCCTTATGACGGTGGATCGGAACTCCCGGGCTTCCAAGGCTCGCGTCCTCGGAGCACGGCGGGCCAGGAGCCCTCACGCCCCATCAAGGAGCTCGTCTCCGAGTTCCTCGAGCAGGGACGCCGCCTGGTGCGCGCGGAGGTGACGCTCGCGCGGGCCGAGGTGAAGGACGAGCTCAAGAAGACCTCCGCAGGCGCCGGACTGGCGGCGGGCGGCGGCGTGGTGGTGCTCCTCGGGGCCATCACCTTCGTTGCCTTCCTCGTCATCGCCCTGGCGTACGCGATGCCGCTGTGGCTGTCGGCGCTGCTGGTGGCGGTGTTGTTGCTGGCGGGAGGCGCGGGCCTCACCTGGCTCGGCCTGGAGCGGCTGAAGACGGTTCACGGCCCCACGAAGACCATTCAAACCCTGAAGGAGGACGGCCAATGGGCGAGCAGGACCATGCACTCCATGAAGTCGCAGCGGCACGGGCACGCATGAGCGAGCTCGCCGATGAGCTGGCGCACCATGCTCGGCCCGAGCACATGAAGGAGCTCGCTGCGGGGAAGGTGGGCGAGTGGAAAGAGCGTGCCAAGGAGGCGGTGATGCACAGGACCCAGGAAGTGAAGGACAAGGTAGACACCCCGCGCGGCTGGAGCCTCCTGGGCGCCCTGATTGGAGCAGGCGTGGGCGGCATCCTCATGAAGAAGGCGTTTGCGATGCGCGAGGAGCGACCCATCGGCGTGCACGGAGGCACTCCCGCCGCGGGCGTGAGCGGTGACATCAGCGCCATGGGGGGCGACATGCCCATCGGGACCATCACGCACACCGACGTAAACCTGAAGGAGCGGGCCTCGGACGTGGTGCAGACGGTGAAGGGCCGGACGAGTGACTGGTTCGACCGGGCAGTGGAGAACCAACCGCTGATGCTGGCCCTGGGCACCATGGCGCTGGGCGTGCTCGCTTCGCTGATCATCCCCGTGTCCTTCCGCGAGCGCCAGCTCATCGAGCCGGCCAAGCGCAAGGCGCAGGAGGGGCTCGCCTCCATGGGCATGGGCAGTTCGGGCACGGGCAGCTCGTACCAAGGCGACATCGGGGCCATGCGCAGTTCGACGCTGGGCGCCATGGACCGCTCCGAGGACCTGATGGGGGCCGAGCGTCCGGGCTTGGATGGCTCAGGCTCGCGCATCCCACCGCCACCGCCGCTGGATGACGTGTCGACGAAGATTCACTGAGAGCCGCTCATAGGCTCCAGGGACCACCGCGTGCGGGGCCAATCGCCCTTGAGGAGTTTGACTCGCCTCGAGGGCTCTGCCATGTGCGGCGCGTGCTCCCGCCCGAACACCCCTCCGCGTTTCGCGAGCCACCTCCTGGCCCGGTGGTGGCGTTCATCCTGAGGCTGGGCCAGGCCCTCCACCAATACGGTACGCCGGCCCACCGCCTGGAGGATCAGCTCCACCAGGTGTCGGAGCGCTTTGGCGTGGCCGCTCGCTTCTTCTCCACGCCCACGTCCATCTTCGCCTCGTTCGGCCCGCCCGAGGCGCTCCAGACCGGACTCATCCGGGTGGAGCCCGGACAGATGGACCTGGAGCGGCTGACGCTGCTGGATGGGCTCGCGCATGAGGTCATCCAAGGGAAGATCACCCCCGAGCAGGGCGCCGAGCGGGTGGAGTTCATCCTCCGAGCGCCGCCTCGCTATGGGCGCGCCATCACGCTGCTCTGCTGGATGCTGGCGGCGGGCGCGGCGGCGCGGCTGTTCGGTGGGGGCCTGCGAGAGATTGGCGTGGCGGGGCTGAGCAGCCTCGCCATCGGCGTGCTGGATCAGCTCACGGATCGCAGCCCTCGGGCGGCGCGGGTGCTGGAGCCGGTGGCTGCGGTGCTGGCTTCGGCCCTGGCCGTCACGGCGGCGAGCGTCCTGGGCCCGCTGTCCGTCCAGGTGGCCACGCTGTCGGGGCTCATTGTCCTGCTACCGGGGCTCGGGCTGACGGTGGCCATCAACGAACTGGCCTCGCGCCACCTCATCTCCGGCGCCTCCCGGCTCACGGCCGCGGCGCTCGTGTTCCTCCAGCTCATCTTCGGCGTCGCGCTGGGGCAACGGCTGGCCGAGGTACTGCCGCTGCCACCGCTCGCCCCACCTCCCGCGCCGCTGCCGTTCTGGACGGTGGGGGTCTCCCTGGTGGTGGTGGCGCTCGCGGTGAACGTGCTCTTCCGGGCGCGTCCCGCGGACATCGTGTGGATCGTGGCGGCGGGAGCCCTGGCCTTCGGTGGGGCGCGGCTCGGAGCCCGAGGGTTGGGCGCGGAGCTGGGAGCCTTCGTGGGGGCGCTGCTGCTCGGCATGGCGAGCAACGCGCTGGCCCGGGTGCGCAACAGGCCGTCCGTCGTCACCATCGTCCCCGGGATGATGCTGCTGGTGCCGGGGAGCTTGGGCTTCCGCAGCCTGGAGTCTCTGCTGGCACGAGACGTCGTCGCCGGCGTAGGTACGGCCTTCTCCATGCTGCTGGTGGCAGTGGCCATCGCCGCGGGCCTGCTCTTCGCCAACGCGCTGGTGCCCTCGCGCCGGGTGCTCTGAAAGCTATTTCCGAGGAGCTGCCCAACGTGCGGCTCGACAGCGATGCCTTGAATTACCTGCATATGCAGGTATATTGACGGGCCTGCCGTTCCTTCCCCAGGAGCCTTCGTATGAAGCGCCGTGACCTGTTCCTCGGAGTGAGCGTTCTGCTGCTGGGTTGCGCATCGGCACGGCCTCCCGTGACAGAGCCCACCGCAGCCATCTCGACGGCGGCGCCGTTCAGCGCCACCTCCGAGCTGGCCGTGCAACAAGGCGATGCGGTCTTCGCCAACCATCGGCTCCACAATGGGATGACGCTGCCGGAACTCCGCATCCACTACGCGACGGCCGGAACTCCGCGCCGGGACGCAACCGGTGCCGTGACCAACGCGGTGTTGCTCCTGCATTGGACGGGTTCGAGCGGCGAGGTGCTTCGGAGCAAGCCATTCGTCGACGCGCTGTTCGCCCCAGGCAAGCCGCTCGACGCGACGAAGTACTACCTCATCTTCCCGGACAGCCTCGGGCATGGGCGCTCCACCAAGCCCAGT
This genomic window contains:
- a CDS encoding phage holin family protein — protein: MQPPYDGGSELPGFQGSRPRSTAGQEPSRPIKELVSEFLEQGRRLVRAEVTLARAEVKDELKKTSAGAGLAAGGGVVVLLGAITFVAFLVIALAYAMPLWLSALLVAVLLLAGGAGLTWLGLERLKTVHGPTKTIQTLKEDGQWASRTMHSMKSQRHGHA
- a CDS encoding threonine/serine ThrE exporter family protein, whose amino-acid sequence is MLPPEHPSAFREPPPGPVVAFILRLGQALHQYGTPAHRLEDQLHQVSERFGVAARFFSTPTSIFASFGPPEALQTGLIRVEPGQMDLERLTLLDGLAHEVIQGKITPEQGAERVEFILRAPPRYGRAITLLCWMLAAGAAARLFGGGLREIGVAGLSSLAIGVLDQLTDRSPRAARVLEPVAAVLASALAVTAASVLGPLSVQVATLSGLIVLLPGLGLTVAINELASRHLISGASRLTAAALVFLQLIFGVALGQRLAEVLPLPPLAPPPAPLPFWTVGVSLVVVALAVNVLFRARPADIVWIVAAGALAFGGARLGARGLGAELGAFVGALLLGMASNALARVRNRPSVVTIVPGMMLLVPGSLGFRSLESLLARDVVAGVGTAFSMLLVAVAIAAGLLFANALVPSRRVL